The following are encoded in a window of bacterium genomic DNA:
- a CDS encoding AI-2E family transporter gives MGGTQISITTGTIVKTLLILIGAWLLWYLRDVVLIVLTAIVVASALEPAVAALRRWKVPRLVAVIFIYLLLALFLVGIFYFFMPLILDELAAFLASLPVYLTAIDSSPVLQDYSAIFGLPGGDTSGVMESVRAGASLTGLFGNSFSAAASIFTGLFAFILVVVFSFYFTVAETGVDDFLRVIVPKKHQSYALDLWFRSRHKIGLWMQGQLILAVIIGVMVYLSLMILGIKHALLLAVFAAVFELIPVFGPTLAAVPAVLIGFAEGGVSTGLIIIFLYVIIQQFENHLIYPVVVTQVVGVPPLLVILGLIAGWNLAGFLGIVLSVPMAAVLQELVRDLNHGKMFAGEGGKV, from the coding sequence ATGGGAGGGACTCAGATTTCCATCACGACCGGCACGATAGTTAAGACGCTCCTTATCCTTATCGGGGCATGGCTCCTATGGTATTTGCGCGATGTCGTCCTCATCGTCCTTACCGCAATCGTCGTGGCCTCAGCGCTTGAGCCGGCGGTTGCGGCTTTGCGTCGCTGGAAGGTGCCGCGGTTGGTCGCAGTGATCTTCATCTACCTCCTTCTGGCGCTCTTTCTCGTCGGCATCTTCTACTTCTTCATGCCGCTCATCCTGGATGAGCTGGCGGCATTCCTGGCATCGCTACCGGTGTACCTGACAGCGATCGATAGTTCTCCCGTGCTGCAGGACTACAGCGCCATCTTCGGTCTGCCGGGAGGGGACACCAGCGGGGTTATGGAGAGCGTCCGTGCGGGAGCGAGTCTCACAGGGCTTTTCGGTAATTCATTCAGCGCGGCGGCAAGCATCTTCACGGGCCTTTTCGCGTTCATTCTTGTCGTCGTCTTCTCGTTCTATTTCACGGTCGCTGAAACGGGTGTCGATGACTTCTTGCGCGTCATCGTGCCGAAGAAGCATCAGTCGTATGCACTTGATCTGTGGTTCCGTTCTCGTCACAAGATCGGTCTTTGGATGCAGGGGCAGCTCATTCTCGCCGTCATCATCGGTGTCATGGTCTATCTCAGTCTTATGATCCTTGGCATCAAGCACGCGCTTCTCCTTGCGGTTTTTGCAGCCGTATTCGAACTTATTCCCGTCTTCGGGCCAACGCTCGCGGCGGTACCAGCGGTCCTTATCGGTTTTGCAGAAGGGGGAGTAAGTACGGGGCTTATTATCATCTTCCTCTATGTCATCATCCAGCAGTTCGAAAACCATCTCATCTATCCGGTCGTGGTGACGCAGGTGGTCGGCGTGCCGCCGCTTCTCGTTATCTTGGGCCTCATCGCCGGATGGAACCTTGCCGGATTCCTCGGCATCGTCCTCTCCGTCCCGATGGCGGCAGTATTGCAGGAACTAGTGCGCGACCTCAATCACGGAAAGATGTTTGCAGGCGAGGGAGGGAAGGTATAG
- a CDS encoding 30S ribosomal protein S6, which translates to MSAESHENEVVTRIYEAGYHIVPTVKEEDVETVVSSIRSEIEKLGGSFIAEGAPTLIKLSFDMDKREGEKHVAYDRGYFGWLKFEAGTHAAKALTDSLQANPQILRSMVFKTLREDTRAKFKAPQLREVKRTDAIKASPRKEEDKAPVSEADLEKALETLTQE; encoded by the coding sequence ATGTCAGCAGAATCCCATGAAAACGAGGTCGTAACCCGCATCTACGAGGCGGGCTATCATATTGTTCCTACCGTTAAGGAAGAGGACGTCGAAACGGTGGTCTCCAGCATCCGCTCTGAGATCGAGAAGCTCGGCGGTTCGTTCATCGCCGAAGGCGCTCCTACCCTCATCAAGCTCTCGTTCGACATGGACAAGCGCGAGGGCGAGAAGCATGTCGCGTATGACCGCGGCTACTTCGGCTGGCTCAAGTTCGAGGCAGGCACCCATGCGGCAAAGGCGCTTACGGACTCGCTCCAGGCGAACCCACAGATCCTCCGCTCCATGGTGTTCAAGACGCTCCGCGAGGATACGCGTGCCAAGTTCAAGGCGCCGCAGCTTCGCGAGGTGAAGCGCACCGACGCTATCAAGGCGTCGCCTCGTAAGGAGGAAGATAAGGCACCGGTTTCTGAAGCAGATCTTGAGAAGGCTCTCGAGACACTGACGCAGGAATAG
- a CDS encoding 30S ribosomal protein S18, producing the protein MANILTQNDIQHVDYKDVDLLKNFINPHGRVMDRRKTNLTAKQQRAVEEAVKRARFMGLLPYIQK; encoded by the coding sequence ATGGCAAATATACTTACCCAGAATGATATCCAGCACGTCGACTACAAGGATGTCGACTTGCTCAAGAACTTCATCAATCCGCATGGCCGCGTGATGGATCGTCGCAAGACGAATCTCACCGCGAAGCAGCAGCGCGCGGTTGAGGAGGCGGTGAAGCGTGCGCGCTTCATGGGGCTTCTACCTTACATTCAGAAGTAA
- a CDS encoding glycine--tRNA ligase, which translates to MSDVSMEKIVSLAKRRGFIYPGSEIYGGLSGTWDYGPMGVALKRNIQNLWWRMFIESRDDMFGVDAAILMNPKAWEASGHVSGFSDPMAECTKCKRRFRADHVEGNVCPECGGKLGEAKQFNMMFKTQAGASEDAAATVYLRPETAGGMFVNFKNVMDSQHPKLPFGLGQIGKAFRNEIAPRDFVFRSREFEQMEIEYFVHPSQWEGKFEEWRKAMHEWMKAVGLDMSKVSELEVAPEDRAHYSSRTIDFEFEYPFGKKELYGLAYRTDFDLKAHAEHSNVDLSVMDEEAKEKYVPHVIEPSFGLERTVLAVLLSAYTEDGLGENGRVFLKLDPKIAPVKAAVFPLLKNKPELVAKAREVYEMLKKEVPNIMWDDNGNVGKRYRRQDEIGTPYTITIDFDTLGESGDEKKDTVTLRDRDTGEQERVAMGDLLARIR; encoded by the coding sequence ATGAGCGACGTCAGTATGGAAAAGATCGTCTCCCTCGCCAAGCGTCGAGGATTCATTTACCCCGGATCGGAGATCTACGGAGGGCTCTCGGGTACCTGGGACTACGGCCCGATGGGAGTGGCTCTGAAGCGGAATATCCAGAATCTCTGGTGGCGGATGTTTATCGAGAGCCGAGATGATATGTTCGGCGTCGACGCGGCCATCCTCATGAATCCGAAAGCATGGGAAGCATCGGGGCATGTGAGCGGATTCTCTGATCCGATGGCGGAATGCACCAAGTGCAAGCGACGTTTCCGTGCCGATCATGTCGAAGGGAATGTGTGCCCTGAATGCGGTGGGAAATTGGGCGAGGCCAAGCAGTTCAATATGATGTTCAAGACGCAGGCAGGCGCCAGCGAAGACGCTGCGGCGACGGTGTATCTGCGACCGGAAACCGCCGGCGGCATGTTCGTGAATTTCAAGAATGTGATGGACAGCCAGCACCCGAAGCTGCCGTTCGGCTTGGGACAGATCGGTAAGGCGTTTCGCAACGAGATAGCTCCCCGCGACTTTGTCTTCCGCTCCCGCGAGTTCGAGCAGATGGAGATCGAATACTTCGTCCATCCGTCGCAGTGGGAAGGGAAGTTCGAGGAATGGAGGAAGGCCATGCACGAATGGATGAAAGCGGTCGGGCTCGATATGTCGAAAGTAAGCGAGCTTGAAGTGGCTCCTGAAGACCGTGCGCACTACTCGTCGCGCACCATCGACTTCGAGTTCGAGTATCCGTTCGGAAAGAAAGAGCTCTACGGTCTCGCATATCGTACCGATTTCGATCTCAAAGCGCATGCCGAACACTCGAATGTCGATCTTTCGGTCATGGATGAGGAGGCGAAGGAGAAATACGTACCACATGTCATCGAGCCGTCGTTCGGGCTTGAACGTACGGTGCTCGCGGTCTTACTCTCGGCATACACCGAAGATGGGCTCGGCGAGAACGGTCGCGTCTTCCTGAAGCTTGATCCGAAGATTGCGCCCGTGAAAGCGGCGGTCTTCCCGCTTCTCAAGAACAAGCCTGAACTCGTCGCGAAGGCGCGCGAGGTATACGAGATGCTCAAGAAGGAGGTTCCGAACATCATGTGGGATGACAATGGCAATGTCGGGAAGCGCTATCGTCGTCAGGACGAGATCGGTACGCCGTACACCATCACCATTGATTTCGATACGCTGGGCGAAAGTGGTGACGAGAAGAAAGACACCGTCACTCTGCGCGATCGTGATACGGGAGAGCAGGAACGCGTCGCGATGGGGGATCTCCTTGCGCGCATCCGTTAA
- a CDS encoding recombination protein O N-terminal domain-containing protein: MYQKYQTDTLVLRSYERGEADRIYALFTREFGLVWARATAVRRENSRQRYALQSGSRSMVSLVRGHKGWRVAGATAIEQLDMRKVSGVHAFTRISALLERLGGGEEPNSYLFDTLVHAYASLMREGAELHPVIELVTVARMLFALGYLSQDAFGTALFAETAYTEAGLREVQGVRSQVLASVNKSLSETQL, translated from the coding sequence ATGTATCAGAAATATCAGACCGATACGCTCGTCCTGCGTAGCTACGAGCGCGGCGAGGCGGATCGTATCTACGCGCTCTTTACCCGGGAATTCGGATTGGTGTGGGCACGTGCGACGGCGGTGCGACGCGAGAATTCACGGCAGCGCTATGCACTGCAGAGCGGATCGCGCTCTATGGTCTCCTTGGTGCGTGGACACAAAGGATGGCGTGTCGCAGGAGCCACTGCCATCGAACAGCTTGATATGCGGAAGGTGAGCGGCGTGCATGCGTTTACGCGCATCAGCGCACTTCTAGAGCGCCTCGGTGGCGGGGAGGAACCGAATTCGTATCTCTTCGACACACTGGTTCACGCGTACGCATCTCTGATGCGAGAGGGGGCGGAGTTGCATCCGGTTATTGAATTGGTCACGGTGGCGCGCATGCTCTTCGCGCTCGGCTACCTTTCGCAGGATGCGTTTGGTACGGCGCTTTTCGCGGAGACGGCGTACACCGAAGCGGGTTTGCGGGAAGTGCAGGGAGTCCGCTCCCAAGTGCTTGCCTCTGTAAACAAATCGCTGTCCGAGACCCAGCTCTAA
- a CDS encoding class I tRNA ligase family protein — MAENRGKSETAKREEEVLAFWKENKTFERSLDKKAPKGEFVFYDGPPFATGLPHHGSLLSSIIKDVIPRYKTMRGYKVRRRWGWDTHGLPIESLVEKELGLKTKKEILEIGIAKFNDAARSMVLKYVHDWQRYIDRVGRWVDYENSYKTMDNTYIGSVWWALKELDTKGLLYEGNKVLMYCTHCETPLAKAEIAMDNTYKDITEEAITVKFELKEESKTYFLAWTTTPWTLPGNVALAVGAEIEYVKAKAGGSVYILAKERAASVLKDVTHEIVGTLKGSEIVGKAYKPVFDVASLKTEKSHKVQAADFVTTEDGTGIVHIAPMYGEDDNQLGQREKLPMVQLLNPNGTYNDLAPSFLHGLYLRDANKDIKKDLESRGLLFARANHTHSYPHCWRCGTPLIYNAVSSWFINIQKIKSRLIEANQEINWVPEHLKNGRFGKILETAPDWTISRNRFWASPLPIWKSKEGKVMVIGSLGELKEKAKKSGNTYFVMRHGEAESNVTNTLSSKKDAPVHLTEKGKEDVRESAKNLGKKIDLIVASPFVRTRESAEIAAEGLGLKKSDIVFDDRLGEYDLGSQDGISLEEWHLEYPANLERFEKGPEGGENDSQVRRRMGAVLWELEEKYRGKNILIVSHGTPLWLLKGAAKGFTKEEIVATYKTDYPSKGKITELPFSPIPVNADFELDLHRPYTDSIVLLDEAGTEYQRIPEVIDCWVESGSMPFAEYHYPFENKAEFEKRSPGDFIAEYIAQTRTWFYYLHAMSIALFDHVAFKNVVTTGTIVAADGEKISKSKKNYTDPLELIDTYGADAMRLYLMGSPVMQAEDLRFRDEDVRDAHNRIIGILWNSFKFFDLYQKEYDGKAEGRKSEHVLDRWIFALLDEVTEEVTAAMERYDTPRAARAIRGFVDEYSTWYVRRSRERVKSEWHERQFALATQREVLLTFSKLIAPIMPFLADAIWRNIEDGGSVHLEEWPQVKRGFFARLFAKPDAILAEMKDVRSIVTKALEARDKAGIKVRQPLNLLEIGSNISKELRDIIRDEVNVKQVMPAKDLAAGEVRLDTVITPELQREGEVRELLRAVQGLRKEGGLNPGDAATILVSATDEACMLIESAKDELDRIASVKGVVFTDNVEGVSVKLGSGSANIRLG; from the coding sequence ATGGCTGAAAATCGGGGAAAATCAGAGACTGCCAAGCGGGAAGAAGAGGTTCTGGCCTTCTGGAAGGAGAACAAGACCTTCGAGCGCTCCTTGGATAAGAAGGCCCCGAAGGGGGAATTCGTCTTCTACGACGGCCCGCCGTTTGCAACCGGATTGCCGCACCATGGCTCGCTTCTTTCCTCGATAATCAAGGACGTCATCCCGCGATACAAGACCATGCGTGGCTACAAGGTCCGCCGCCGCTGGGGGTGGGACACGCACGGTCTCCCTATCGAATCGCTTGTCGAGAAAGAGCTCGGTCTCAAGACCAAGAAGGAGATCTTGGAGATCGGCATAGCGAAATTCAACGACGCGGCACGCTCGATGGTATTGAAGTACGTCCATGATTGGCAGCGATATATCGACCGCGTCGGCCGCTGGGTGGACTATGAGAACTCCTACAAGACGATGGACAATACGTACATCGGTAGCGTCTGGTGGGCACTCAAGGAGCTCGACACAAAGGGACTTCTCTACGAAGGGAATAAGGTCCTCATGTACTGCACACATTGCGAGACGCCGCTTGCGAAAGCGGAGATCGCGATGGACAACACCTACAAGGATATAACCGAAGAGGCGATTACGGTGAAGTTCGAATTGAAAGAGGAATCAAAGACCTATTTCCTCGCATGGACCACGACGCCATGGACGTTGCCGGGTAATGTCGCGCTCGCGGTAGGGGCAGAGATCGAGTATGTGAAAGCGAAAGCGGGGGGTAGTGTCTACATACTTGCGAAAGAGCGCGCCGCATCGGTTCTTAAAGATGTCACCCACGAGATCGTGGGGACACTGAAGGGAAGCGAGATCGTCGGAAAAGCATACAAGCCGGTTTTTGATGTGGCGTCATTGAAGACAGAAAAGTCACACAAAGTGCAGGCGGCGGATTTCGTCACCACTGAAGACGGTACGGGCATCGTGCATATCGCGCCGATGTACGGCGAGGACGACAACCAGCTCGGGCAGCGCGAGAAGCTGCCGATGGTACAGCTCCTTAATCCGAATGGTACGTACAACGATCTGGCACCATCGTTCCTGCATGGACTCTACCTGCGTGACGCGAACAAAGACATCAAGAAAGATCTCGAATCGCGCGGCCTCTTGTTTGCGCGCGCCAACCATACGCATTCCTATCCGCACTGCTGGCGATGCGGCACACCGCTCATCTATAACGCGGTTTCTTCCTGGTTCATCAATATCCAGAAGATAAAAAGCCGACTCATCGAGGCGAACCAGGAGATCAACTGGGTTCCGGAGCACTTGAAGAACGGTCGCTTCGGGAAGATTCTGGAAACCGCACCGGATTGGACGATCTCACGCAACCGCTTCTGGGCATCACCGCTTCCGATCTGGAAATCGAAAGAGGGGAAGGTGATGGTTATAGGCTCCCTGGGTGAATTGAAAGAAAAGGCGAAGAAGAGCGGCAACACGTACTTTGTCATGCGCCATGGCGAAGCGGAATCCAATGTCACGAATACGCTGAGCTCGAAGAAGGATGCGCCTGTCCATCTCACCGAGAAGGGGAAGGAGGATGTGCGTGAGTCTGCAAAGAATCTTGGAAAGAAAATCGATCTCATCGTCGCGTCACCGTTCGTGCGTACGCGTGAATCGGCTGAGATCGCCGCTGAGGGGCTCGGGCTCAAGAAGAGCGACATCGTCTTCGATGATCGTCTTGGCGAATACGATCTTGGGTCTCAAGACGGCATCTCGCTCGAAGAGTGGCATCTCGAATATCCGGCAAATCTAGAGCGTTTCGAGAAAGGTCCGGAAGGTGGCGAGAATGACTCTCAGGTGCGTCGACGCATGGGCGCTGTCCTCTGGGAACTGGAAGAGAAGTATCGAGGAAAGAACATCCTCATCGTCTCGCATGGCACGCCGCTCTGGCTCTTAAAGGGTGCTGCTAAGGGCTTCACGAAAGAAGAGATCGTCGCGACCTACAAGACCGACTATCCGAGTAAGGGAAAGATTACCGAACTCCCGTTCTCTCCCATTCCGGTGAATGCTGATTTCGAACTCGACCTCCATCGTCCGTACACGGATTCCATTGTGCTCCTCGACGAGGCCGGCACTGAATATCAGCGCATTCCGGAAGTCATCGACTGCTGGGTGGAATCGGGCTCTATGCCATTCGCCGAATATCACTATCCGTTCGAGAATAAGGCGGAATTCGAGAAGCGAAGCCCGGGCGATTTCATTGCGGAATACATCGCACAGACGCGCACGTGGTTCTACTACCTGCATGCGATGAGTATCGCGCTCTTTGACCATGTCGCGTTCAAGAACGTGGTCACGACCGGGACCATCGTCGCGGCCGACGGGGAGAAGATCTCGAAATCGAAGAAGAACTACACCGATCCCTTGGAGCTTATCGACACCTATGGCGCGGACGCGATGCGCCTCTACCTTATGGGCTCTCCCGTCATGCAGGCGGAGGATCTGCGCTTCCGCGATGAGGATGTGCGTGATGCACATAACCGCATCATCGGTATCCTCTGGAACAGCTTCAAATTCTTCGATCTCTATCAGAAGGAGTACGACGGCAAGGCAGAGGGGCGAAAGAGCGAGCATGTGCTCGATCGCTGGATCTTCGCGCTTCTCGACGAAGTGACTGAAGAGGTGACGGCGGCTATGGAGAGGTATGACACTCCGCGCGCGGCACGAGCGATCCGTGGCTTCGTCGACGAATACTCGACGTGGTACGTGCGCCGTTCACGCGAGCGCGTGAAAAGCGAATGGCATGAACGTCAGTTCGCGCTTGCGACGCAACGGGAAGTCTTGCTCACATTCTCGAAACTCATCGCACCCATCATGCCCTTTTTGGCGGATGCGATCTGGCGCAACATCGAGGATGGCGGCAGCGTGCATCTCGAAGAGTGGCCGCAGGTGAAGCGTGGGTTCTTCGCGCGACTCTTCGCTAAGCCGGATGCCATCCTTGCGGAAATGAAGGATGTGCGTTCAATCGTCACCAAGGCGCTTGAGGCGCGCGACAAGGCGGGCATCAAGGTGCGTCAGCCACTCAATCTCCTGGAGATCGGTTCGAATATCTCAAAAGAACTGCGCGACATCATCCGTGACGAAGTAAATGTGAAGCAGGTTATGCCTGCGAAAGATCTTGCGGCAGGGGAGGTGCGATTGGATACGGTCATCACACCGGAACTGCAGCGCGAAGGTGAAGTGCGCGAATTGCTGCGCGCGGTACAGGGGCTCCGCAAGGAAGGAGGACTCAATCCGGGGGATGCTGCAACGATATTGGTCTCGGCTACTGATGAAGCATGCATGCTCATTGAATCTGCAAAGGACGAACTGGATCGCATCGCGAGTGTGAAGGGAGTCGTATTCACCGACAATGTCGAAGGTGTGAGCGTGAAGCTTGGTAGCGGGAGCGCCAACATCCGCCTCGGCTAG
- a CDS encoding single-stranded DNA-binding protein — translation MYLNKALLYGNLTRDPELRSLPSGMNVVNFSIATNRTFKDRDGKKQEQTDFHNVVVFGRQADTVSQYLKKGSAVFVEGRMQTRSWEKEGQKMYRTEVVADRVQFGPRGAGGGGGGNRSHDSQPEDDGGSSAGIDYPKDDINPDDIPF, via the coding sequence ATGTACTTGAACAAAGCGCTGCTCTACGGTAATCTCACCCGCGACCCTGAGCTTCGTTCCTTGCCGAGCGGCATGAACGTCGTTAACTTCTCGATCGCTACGAACCGCACTTTTAAGGATCGTGACGGCAAGAAGCAGGAACAGACGGATTTCCATAACGTGGTAGTCTTCGGACGCCAGGCGGATACCGTCTCGCAGTACCTCAAGAAGGGTTCCGCAGTCTTCGTTGAAGGCCGTATGCAGACCCGCTCATGGGAGAAGGAAGGTCAGAAGATGTACCGAACCGAAGTGGTTGCCGACCGGGTCCAGTTCGGACCACGAGGTGCCGGCGGAGGAGGTGGCGGTAATCGTTCGCATGATTCGCAGCCTGAAGATGACGGCGGAAGCAGCGCAGGCATCGATTACCCGAAGGATGATATAAACCCAGACGATATCCCGTTTTAA
- a CDS encoding methionine--tRNA ligase, which translates to MAKPFYLTTTLPYVNADPHIGFALEIIQADCIARYRSLLGDEVFFNTGTDEHGQKIWQKATEAKQDPQAYVDGYAAKFKSLKEKLDLFPELHFIRTTDEKHKAAAQEFWKRCLTAGDIYKKNYQVKYCVGCELEKTDSELENGKCPLHPTLDIEMIDEENYFFKFSRYQTSLLDLYARRPDLVVPDFRFNEIKSFVAQGLQDFSISRRKDKMPWGVPVPDDDTQVMYVWFDALINYVSTLGWPENGADFEKYWGIIPSPKALQMAGKDNIRQQAAMWQAMLISANLPSSRQIVIHGFITSGGQKMSKSLGNVIDPYAIVDEYGADALRLFLLRHIHPFEDSDFTMEKFKESYNADLANGLGNLAARILTLAQANLPQAIERPEEAEFAKEYADALDRYDYNAACDHVWKLIGVLDKELTDTKPFAVVKTDPEAGKTMIASMVTRLYEIARLLQPILPSTSDAITAAVLANQKPENLFPRKV; encoded by the coding sequence ATGGCTAAGCCTTTCTATCTCACGACCACGCTTCCGTACGTGAATGCGGATCCGCATATCGGATTCGCGCTCGAGATTATTCAGGCGGATTGCATCGCGCGTTATCGCAGTCTTCTGGGGGACGAGGTCTTCTTCAATACCGGGACCGATGAGCACGGGCAAAAAATATGGCAGAAGGCGACCGAGGCGAAACAGGATCCGCAGGCGTATGTCGATGGATACGCCGCGAAGTTCAAATCCCTGAAGGAAAAGCTCGATCTCTTTCCGGAGCTTCACTTCATCCGTACGACCGATGAAAAGCACAAGGCTGCAGCACAGGAATTCTGGAAGCGCTGCCTCACAGCGGGGGATATCTACAAGAAGAACTATCAAGTGAAGTACTGCGTCGGCTGCGAGCTGGAAAAGACCGATTCGGAGCTCGAGAACGGGAAGTGCCCGCTCCACCCCACTCTTGATATCGAGATGATCGATGAGGAGAATTACTTCTTCAAGTTCTCGCGCTACCAGACGTCGCTTCTCGACTTGTATGCGCGTCGTCCGGATCTCGTCGTGCCTGATTTCCGTTTCAATGAGATCAAGAGTTTCGTCGCGCAGGGCCTGCAGGATTTCTCCATCTCGCGTCGCAAAGACAAGATGCCGTGGGGTGTCCCGGTACCGGACGACGATACGCAGGTGATGTATGTGTGGTTCGATGCGCTCATCAACTACGTTTCCACACTCGGTTGGCCTGAGAATGGAGCGGACTTCGAGAAGTACTGGGGTATCATCCCATCGCCGAAAGCGCTGCAGATGGCAGGGAAGGATAACATCCGTCAGCAGGCGGCGATGTGGCAGGCAATGCTTATCTCAGCAAATCTTCCTTCTTCGCGCCAGATCGTCATCCACGGATTCATAACTTCTGGAGGGCAGAAGATGTCGAAATCGCTCGGTAATGTGATCGATCCGTATGCGATCGTCGATGAATACGGCGCTGATGCGCTGCGCCTCTTCCTGTTACGGCACATCCATCCGTTTGAGGATAGCGACTTTACGATGGAGAAATTCAAGGAGAGCTACAATGCCGATCTTGCAAATGGTCTTGGCAATCTAGCGGCGCGCATCCTCACGCTTGCACAGGCAAATCTCCCGCAGGCTATCGAGCGACCCGAAGAAGCGGAATTCGCCAAGGAATACGCTGATGCTCTTGATCGATACGACTACAACGCCGCGTGTGATCATGTATGGAAACTCATCGGAGTGCTGGACAAAGAACTGACTGATACGAAGCCGTTTGCGGTCGTGAAGACCGATCCGGAAGCCGGCAAAACGATGATCGCGAGCATGGTAACGCGCCTGTATGAGATCGCTCGCCTCCTGCAACCGATCCTTCCTTCAACCAGTGATGCCATCACGGCGGCGGTACTGGCGAACCAGAAGCCGGAGAACCTTTTCCCGCGTAAGGTATGA
- a CDS encoding TatD family hydrolase, with protein MSPKYYDCHTHVNFVAFKDDADATIKRAQDAGVGMIMVGTQYDTSADAVKVAEAHENVYAAIGLHPIHSTKSYHDEKELGEGGKEFTSRGEVFDAAKYEALAQSPKVVAIGECGLDYYRLEGDTKKVQEETFVQQIEMANRLQKPLMLHIRNAYEDSLALLKAHAKVKGDVHFFAGDWNVAKQFLDFGFTLSFTGVLTFARDYDEVVRNAPLDMLLTETDAPYVAPKPYRGKRNEPAYVVEVVKAIAEIRREPLEKVQEQLAANARRVFGLK; from the coding sequence ATGAGCCCGAAGTATTACGATTGCCATACGCACGTGAATTTTGTGGCGTTCAAGGATGATGCTGATGCGACCATTAAGCGCGCGCAGGATGCGGGGGTGGGCATGATCATGGTCGGGACGCAGTACGATACTTCGGCAGACGCGGTGAAGGTTGCCGAGGCGCATGAAAACGTGTACGCAGCCATCGGCTTGCATCCGATCCACAGCACGAAGTCGTATCACGACGAGAAGGAGCTCGGTGAGGGCGGGAAGGAATTTACGTCTCGGGGAGAGGTTTTCGACGCGGCGAAATACGAGGCGCTCGCGCAGTCGCCCAAGGTGGTGGCGATAGGAGAATGCGGACTCGATTACTATCGCCTCGAAGGCGATACGAAGAAAGTGCAGGAAGAAACCTTTGTGCAGCAGATCGAGATGGCGAATCGACTCCAGAAGCCGCTCATGCTCCATATCCGTAATGCATACGAGGATTCGCTCGCGCTCCTGAAGGCGCACGCGAAGGTAAAAGGGGACGTGCATTTCTTTGCAGGGGATTGGAATGTCGCAAAGCAGTTCTTGGACTTCGGCTTCACGCTCTCGTTCACCGGAGTGCTCACCTTCGCGCGGGACTACGATGAGGTCGTCCGCAATGCCCCCTTGGACATGCTCCTTACCGAGACCGATGCGCCATATGTGGCACCGAAGCCCTACCGCGGGAAGCGGAACGAGCCCGCCTATGTGGTGGAGGTTGTGAAGGCTATCGCTGAGATCCGCAGGGAGCCTCTCGAGAAGGTCCAGGAACAGCTCGCGGCCAATGCTCGGCGGGTATTTGGGCTGAAATAG